The DNA region ATCCCCTGCGCCCGGAGCTTCTCCGCCGCCCCGCCGGCGGTGTAGTCTTCGACCGAATAACAGTAATGGTCCATGCCCGGCGACTCGCCGCGGAACAGCGCCACGAAGTGCTCGCCGCATCTCAGAAAGCAGTTGTTGGCACCTTCCCTCATCACAGCCATGCCAAGATGCTTGATGTAGAAATCTCTGGACCGCGGAATGTCGGTCACGCGGAGCGCGATGTGGTTCAGGCCCGCGGCCTGGAACGTGCTCGAGTCTTGGGCTGCAGCAACGGGGACGCGACCCGCAGCTGTCGCGGTCACCAGGGCGGTAAGCCCGCCGATTGCTTGACGACGGGAGATCTCTCCACGTTCGAGGCACTCGATCAGTCTTTCGATGATCGTCTGCATGGCGACACTCCTTCTGGGGTCTTGACAGGTTGAGCGGTTATTATCGATCTCGAGGATCAACGAATGCCAGAGACGATGCAGTCGAATGCCACCACGTTACAATTTCTCCTCAATCGCCGCAGCATCTCCGCGCTGGTCGAGCCAGGGCCGACGCAGGAACAGTTGAGCGTCCTGCTGCGCGCAGCGACGACCGTCCCGGATCACGGTTGCTTGCGTCCGTATCGCTTCGTGGTCGTGCCGCCGAACGGTCGAGAAGCCTTTGGCGCGGCGCTCGTCGCCGCTGCGGAAGAACAGCGGCCAGACCTGCCGCCAGAGGCTCGCGAGAAGATCCGCAAGAAGGCGTTCGCCGCGCCGACGCGGATCGTGCTCATCGCCTCACCGCGAGACGATGAGAAGGTTCCGGAATGGGAGCAGATTGCCTCGGCATCCTGCACGGGCTACGCGATCGTGCTGGCTGCGCTCGCCCAAGGGCTCGGCGCCGCCTGGAGGAGCAGCCCCATCGTCGACGGCACAGCCTTGAGGGAGCTGCTTGCGATGCAGCCACGCGAGCGTGTGCTCGGATGGATCAATGTGGGAAGTCCCGCG from Luteitalea sp. includes:
- a CDS encoding nitroreductase, with amino-acid sequence MPETMQSNATTLQFLLNRRSISALVEPGPTQEQLSVLLRAATTVPDHGCLRPYRFVVVPPNGREAFGAALVAAAEEQRPDLPPEAREKIRKKAFAAPTRIVLIASPRDDEKVPEWEQIASASCTGYAIVLAALAQGLGAAWRSSPIVDGTALRELLAMQPRERVLGWINVGSPAVVPTTQERRPPDLSTCVTVLDADGKRQFLAATVK